A genomic region of Hyalangium minutum contains the following coding sequences:
- a CDS encoding PilZ domain-containing protein — protein MYRPRVIPRYSYCLPVRLKGMLPVYTWDVSGRGFQAEMLQPVKPGTPLEGTVNLGGTEFAFEGEVVWMRQHAGERARGRYGVRFLSLPADFPRRLAEYRRRQGRRLVRWFR, from the coding sequence ATGTACCGCCCACGAGTGATTCCGCGTTACTCCTACTGCCTCCCCGTGCGCTTGAAGGGGATGCTTCCGGTGTACACCTGGGATGTGTCCGGCCGGGGCTTCCAGGCCGAGATGCTCCAGCCGGTGAAGCCGGGCACGCCGCTGGAGGGCACCGTCAACCTCGGAGGCACGGAGTTCGCCTTCGAGGGCGAGGTGGTGTGGATGCGTCAACACGCCGGCGAGCGGGCGCGAGGCCGGTATGGCGTGCGCTTCCTCTCCCTGCCCGCGGACTTCCCGCGGCGGCTCGCGGAGTACAGGAGACGACAGGGCCGGCGTCTCGTCCGCTGGTTCCGCTGA
- a CDS encoding dienelactone hydrolase family protein translates to MAQATQLTGTDGKEVPGYLSEPSGGSSKGAVILIHEWWGVNEHIRGVADRLAREGFTVFAADLYGGKVAKDEATAQQYLNSMDWQQAGEVLRRAAEALRQRKPGTKVGVTGFCMGGAVALFLAAKDPEIAACVPFYGIPGDDKADVTKIRAPVLGHYAKIDNWCSPDRVDALEKKLKGANVPAEIHRYDAQHAFFNDTRPQVYSRDNAELAWKRTVEFFHAKLG, encoded by the coding sequence ATGGCACAAGCGACGCAGCTGACTGGAACCGATGGCAAGGAAGTCCCGGGCTACTTGAGTGAGCCTTCTGGAGGCTCCTCGAAGGGTGCGGTGATCCTCATCCACGAGTGGTGGGGCGTGAACGAGCACATCCGGGGCGTGGCGGATCGGCTGGCGCGCGAGGGCTTCACGGTCTTCGCAGCGGATCTCTACGGCGGCAAGGTGGCCAAGGACGAGGCCACGGCGCAGCAGTACCTGAACTCGATGGACTGGCAACAGGCCGGAGAGGTGCTGCGGCGCGCGGCCGAGGCGCTGCGCCAGCGCAAGCCGGGAACGAAGGTGGGCGTGACGGGCTTCTGCATGGGCGGCGCCGTGGCGCTCTTCCTCGCGGCGAAAGATCCCGAGATCGCCGCGTGCGTGCCCTTCTACGGCATCCCGGGAGACGATAAGGCGGACGTGACGAAGATCCGCGCGCCGGTGCTCGGCCACTACGCGAAGATCGACAACTGGTGCTCGCCGGACCGCGTGGACGCGCTGGAGAAGAAGCTGAAGGGCGCGAACGTGCCCGCGGAGATCCACCGCTACGACGCGCAGCACGCCTTCTTCAATGACACGCGCCCCCAGGTGTACTCGCGGGACAACGCCGAGCTGGCCTGGAAGCGCACGGTGGAGTTCTTCCACGCGAAGCTGGGCTGA
- a CDS encoding DUF4105 domain-containing protein has translation MRLLALVSVLLGALPAGAELPLSERIAALEAEHGVVLRPREAWDAALVAEIEAGLASLPPALRRPPGGLLELELHRESSPLGLGDGSVTRPEWTEGHQRFHLYRYAPSKERRATFRLSRLTDEEAERLWRRRAVVHAVVQRWDDARGWSQGPRWRRLNGWVGPFERLFTFHEEVLMRYAGAFSRARGQVSASLDLVTFAEELLAPVESLRPDALGVDDQVRCQEFSKARALSESLAAEGLASLPPRGRCPAFDTWAELENLTHFEVMMAAASGRQPESLFGHLMLRPVWREGAVPRGPGFAPVVQLVALTGLEARGLQYSLKGLLGGYDTGFLTTTMGEVSHETMELEQRSVRRFRLRLTPTEQVRLLERIWELERRGYFPYRFFTENCASALVFLLNGALEGGRKVRLPGSLWVLPAAALDMISRVEVEAPGGETQPLLEYIPDDFESTEARAERAHVSREELLSGLSAQLPSAARARLRLLHWRLRSASPEVRRATYIRMPEVLTELLQAVPPEQVDEVRRQLHAYMAWSVRVERGAADRAEGEKLEIERNRVLAVRVRVPSAAEGVRDRQRQFEREDELQRRLAVLDRISLLQEALAKAPRRPATSEELRILEQAEVTEAAFIASTEAQGALQEGALASVDPGTFLAEDHRQKVESAQAWADGALVRSGAARMVMAMGVDFPAAGGSRPVLVFQSAGLSESLGDARLHGFQSGSELRALEGELSLLPRKGVPRVLSSRFTLVGYRTLMRELPIHQRSVRDALGWGMAAQMETQRERAVPYRATALAEALAVVSEGPRFRHFTVLGAGMKAGMHWGPGVLAPALGPRLSLSHRTGLPGSLANAVRLEAEYAPFWRMGDGITHEAIGTLQVDLAVGQLGRYRLLLAPRAQARWAGRLASRLDSTLERRLVLGLELN, from the coding sequence GTGAGGCTCCTGGCGCTGGTGAGCGTTCTGCTAGGGGCGCTCCCGGCCGGTGCCGAGCTTCCTCTGTCCGAGCGCATCGCCGCGCTGGAAGCGGAGCATGGCGTGGTGCTGCGTCCGCGTGAGGCCTGGGACGCGGCGCTCGTAGCGGAGATCGAAGCGGGCCTGGCCTCGCTTCCTCCTGCGCTGCGCCGTCCGCCGGGTGGCCTCTTGGAACTGGAACTGCACCGTGAGTCCTCTCCCCTGGGCCTGGGTGATGGGAGTGTCACCCGGCCGGAGTGGACCGAGGGCCACCAGCGCTTTCACCTCTATCGCTACGCGCCTTCCAAGGAGCGGCGCGCGACCTTCCGGCTCTCGCGCCTGACGGACGAGGAGGCCGAGCGGCTGTGGCGCCGCCGCGCCGTGGTGCATGCCGTGGTTCAGCGCTGGGATGACGCGCGGGGCTGGAGCCAGGGCCCGCGCTGGCGCCGCCTGAATGGGTGGGTCGGGCCCTTCGAGCGCTTGTTCACCTTCCACGAGGAGGTGCTCATGCGCTACGCGGGCGCCTTCAGCCGCGCGAGAGGGCAGGTGAGCGCGTCGCTGGATCTCGTCACCTTCGCCGAGGAGCTGCTCGCCCCCGTGGAGTCCCTGCGTCCCGACGCGCTTGGCGTGGACGATCAGGTGCGCTGCCAGGAGTTCTCCAAGGCCCGGGCGCTCTCGGAGAGCCTCGCCGCCGAGGGGCTCGCCTCCCTGCCACCGCGCGGGCGCTGCCCGGCCTTCGACACCTGGGCAGAGCTGGAGAACCTCACCCACTTCGAGGTGATGATGGCGGCCGCGTCGGGACGGCAGCCCGAGTCCCTCTTCGGCCACCTGATGCTGCGCCCCGTATGGCGCGAGGGCGCCGTGCCTCGCGGGCCAGGGTTCGCGCCGGTGGTGCAGCTGGTGGCGCTCACCGGGCTGGAGGCGCGCGGGCTGCAGTACTCCCTCAAGGGATTGCTCGGGGGCTACGACACGGGCTTCCTCACCACGACGATGGGAGAGGTGTCTCACGAGACGATGGAGCTGGAGCAGCGCTCCGTGCGCCGCTTCCGACTGCGGCTCACTCCCACTGAGCAGGTGCGGCTTCTGGAGCGCATCTGGGAGCTGGAGCGGCGCGGCTACTTCCCCTACCGCTTCTTCACCGAGAACTGCGCAAGCGCGCTGGTCTTCCTTCTCAATGGAGCGCTCGAAGGAGGCCGCAAGGTGCGGCTGCCCGGCTCGCTCTGGGTGTTGCCCGCCGCTGCCTTGGACATGATCTCCCGCGTGGAGGTGGAGGCTCCTGGGGGCGAGACCCAGCCGCTCCTCGAGTACATCCCGGATGACTTCGAGTCCACCGAAGCCCGGGCGGAGCGGGCGCATGTGTCGCGCGAGGAGCTCCTGAGCGGGCTCTCCGCCCAACTGCCGTCCGCGGCGCGCGCCCGGCTGCGGCTGCTGCACTGGCGCCTGCGCTCGGCCAGCCCCGAGGTGCGCCGCGCTACCTATATAAGGATGCCCGAGGTCCTCACGGAGCTGCTCCAGGCGGTGCCTCCCGAGCAGGTGGACGAGGTCCGCCGACAGCTCCACGCCTACATGGCCTGGTCGGTCCGCGTGGAGCGAGGCGCCGCGGACCGTGCGGAGGGCGAGAAGCTGGAGATCGAACGGAACCGCGTCCTCGCCGTGCGCGTGCGAGTCCCCTCCGCGGCCGAGGGCGTACGGGACCGCCAGCGCCAGTTCGAGCGGGAGGACGAGCTGCAGCGCCGCCTGGCGGTGCTCGATCGGATCAGCCTGCTTCAAGAGGCACTCGCCAAGGCCCCGCGGCGCCCGGCGACTTCCGAGGAGCTGCGCATCCTGGAGCAGGCGGAGGTGACGGAGGCCGCGTTCATTGCCTCGACCGAGGCCCAGGGCGCGCTGCAGGAGGGAGCGCTGGCCAGCGTGGATCCAGGAACCTTCCTCGCGGAGGACCACCGCCAGAAAGTGGAGAGTGCGCAAGCCTGGGCCGATGGCGCCCTGGTCAGGTCGGGTGCGGCCCGCATGGTGATGGCGATGGGCGTGGACTTCCCAGCGGCAGGAGGCTCCCGGCCGGTGCTCGTCTTCCAGTCCGCCGGGCTCAGTGAGTCGCTGGGAGATGCGCGCCTGCACGGCTTCCAGTCGGGGAGCGAGCTGCGCGCGCTGGAGGGCGAGCTGTCGCTCCTGCCGCGGAAGGGGGTCCCTCGGGTGCTCAGCTCCCGGTTCACCCTGGTGGGCTACCGCACCCTCATGCGCGAGCTGCCCATCCACCAGCGCTCGGTGAGAGACGCGCTCGGGTGGGGAATGGCGGCCCAGATGGAGACCCAGCGGGAGCGCGCGGTCCCATATCGTGCGACGGCCCTCGCCGAGGCGCTCGCGGTGGTGTCCGAGGGGCCTCGCTTCCGCCACTTCACGGTGCTGGGCGCGGGGATGAAGGCGGGAATGCATTGGGGGCCCGGCGTCCTGGCTCCGGCGCTCGGGCCCCGGCTCTCACTCTCACATCGCACCGGTTTGCCCGGCTCGCTCGCCAACGCCGTGCGACTGGAGGCGGAGTACGCGCCCTTCTGGCGCATGGGCGACGGCATCACCCACGAAGCCATAGGCACGCTGCAGGTGGACCTCGCGGTGGGACAGCTCGGCCGCTACCGGCTGTTGCTGGCACCTCGCGCCCAGGCCCGTTGGGCGGGACGGCTGGCGTCCCGCCTCGACAGCACCCTGGAGCGGCGGCTCGTCCTGGGCCTGGAGCTGAACTGA
- a CDS encoding hemerythrin domain-containing protein, producing MHARLQSLQEDHSRLRALLRNCETAGPRELAAALRRLEEVFVPHHQAKLALYDATLQGFQQEGDKTSVSVLTIFRANMRVMSAAIMGFLQSPDPDPARFHERFRAVASSLRSMLTTEEKVVFPLCIRYAQRSEVQS from the coding sequence ATGCACGCCAGGCTCCAATCCCTTCAGGAAGACCACTCGCGGCTGCGAGCCCTGCTGCGAAATTGCGAGACTGCGGGCCCGAGAGAACTGGCTGCGGCCTTGCGCCGCCTGGAGGAGGTCTTCGTTCCCCACCACCAGGCCAAGCTGGCGCTCTATGACGCGACGCTTCAGGGCTTCCAGCAGGAGGGAGACAAGACGAGCGTCTCGGTCCTCACCATCTTCCGCGCGAACATGCGGGTGATGTCCGCGGCCATCATGGGCTTCCTTCAGTCCCCGGATCCGGATCCTGCCCGGTTCCATGAGCGCTTCCGCGCCGTGGCCTCCTCGCTGCGCTCGATGCTCACCACCGAGGAGAAGGTCGTCTTCCCGCTCTGCATCCGCTACGCCCAGCGGTCGGAGGTCCAGTCATGA
- a CDS encoding GAF domain-containing protein gives MSGKLPEDLSVLDDGARLQTFDGGLLDRTPDPELERLVARAAEVSGFPIALVSLVVDQIQFFRAHVGLPPDLRASLATDRCTSFCQFVVAGDRPLHIEDARQVAELPTDLVERYGIRAYVGFPLRVQGKTVGSLCVIDVKPGTLAPERLEELSRLAEAARTRLEVLASKWAPPANAAEEKSHRAWMAVAESQSLASLGEQFAEGRLTFEEFQRGLGALASLAGRLEQKP, from the coding sequence ATGAGCGGCAAGCTTCCCGAAGATCTCTCGGTCCTGGACGATGGAGCGCGGCTCCAGACCTTCGATGGAGGACTGCTCGACCGGACGCCGGACCCCGAGCTGGAGCGGCTGGTGGCCCGGGCCGCGGAGGTGAGCGGCTTCCCCATCGCGCTGGTGTCGCTGGTGGTGGATCAGATCCAGTTCTTCCGGGCGCACGTGGGGCTGCCGCCGGATCTGCGCGCGTCGCTCGCCACGGACCGCTGCACCTCGTTCTGCCAGTTCGTGGTGGCCGGGGATCGGCCCCTGCACATCGAGGACGCCCGGCAGGTCGCGGAGCTCCCCACGGATCTGGTGGAGCGCTACGGCATCCGCGCGTACGTGGGCTTCCCGCTGCGCGTCCAGGGGAAGACCGTGGGCTCCCTCTGCGTCATCGACGTGAAGCCCGGCACGCTGGCGCCGGAGAGGCTCGAGGAACTCTCGCGGCTGGCGGAGGCCGCGCGCACGCGCCTGGAAGTACTCGCCTCGAAGTGGGCGCCTCCCGCGAACGCCGCGGAGGAGAAGTCCCACCGCGCGTGGATGGCGGTGGCCGAGTCCCAGTCGCTCGCCAGCCTGGGCGAGCAGTTCGCCGAGGGGCGGCTCACGTTCGAGGAGTTCCAGCGCGGGCTTGGCGCGCTGGCGTCCTTGGCTGGCAGGCTCGAGCAGAAGCCCTGA
- a CDS encoding LuxR family transcriptional regulator produces MFDSRDKGLIADLQGRLDTVEPGADVLHGLMDGLREGLRAERMVAYGVELAPDHYAASFCHSAGFPQPQGELLGTLNGFLRQQPNPWGYFDPARPAAAQRNRALHFRPHEETETRETPLHDLKAGAWRRLGIGPTEEARVRERVTGGTVTLYRQLKMEHMFQLRALVCEGSTLLAWVGALRSEPFTPREQRLLQELVPSLQRRLELETRLREAGLLGSALEAALEALGQPAYVLSSKGRVVYANSAGRALAERASPSLAEIIRRHGQGEPPPPGTSVTALQVRGLSPHYLVVDRSTEAQASARVHVLASRWGLTVREAEVLEHIIQGTSNKAIAARLGCAERTVEVHVTHVLSKAQVESRSALIAKFFQAT; encoded by the coding sequence ATGTTCGATTCCAGGGACAAGGGCCTCATTGCGGACCTCCAAGGCCGGTTGGACACGGTCGAGCCGGGGGCAGATGTGCTCCACGGGTTGATGGACGGTCTCCGGGAGGGACTGCGCGCGGAGCGGATGGTGGCCTACGGCGTGGAGCTGGCGCCGGACCATTACGCGGCCAGCTTCTGCCACAGCGCGGGCTTTCCGCAGCCGCAGGGAGAGCTGCTCGGCACCCTCAACGGCTTCCTGCGCCAGCAGCCCAACCCTTGGGGTTACTTCGATCCCGCACGTCCCGCTGCCGCGCAGCGCAACCGGGCGCTGCACTTCCGGCCTCACGAGGAGACGGAGACGCGGGAGACGCCGCTGCATGATCTGAAGGCCGGGGCGTGGCGGCGGCTGGGCATTGGGCCCACGGAGGAGGCCCGGGTCCGTGAGCGGGTGACCGGGGGTACGGTGACCCTCTACCGCCAGTTGAAGATGGAGCACATGTTCCAGCTTCGGGCGCTCGTGTGCGAGGGCTCCACGCTGCTGGCGTGGGTGGGCGCGCTGCGCTCGGAGCCGTTCACGCCTCGCGAGCAGCGGCTGCTCCAGGAGCTGGTGCCCTCGCTGCAGCGGCGGCTGGAGCTGGAGACGCGGCTGCGGGAGGCAGGGCTGCTGGGCTCGGCACTGGAGGCGGCGCTGGAGGCACTCGGGCAGCCGGCCTACGTGCTCTCCTCCAAGGGGCGGGTGGTGTACGCCAACAGCGCGGGGCGGGCCCTGGCGGAGCGCGCCTCTCCGTCGCTGGCGGAGATCATCCGCCGGCATGGCCAGGGCGAGCCCCCGCCTCCCGGTACTTCCGTCACCGCACTGCAGGTGCGGGGACTGTCTCCCCACTACCTGGTGGTGGATCGCAGCACGGAGGCACAGGCAAGCGCCCGGGTCCACGTGCTGGCCAGCCGCTGGGGGCTGACGGTGCGCGAGGCCGAGGTGCTCGAGCACATCATCCAAGGCACGAGCAACAAGGCCATCGCGGCGCGGCTGGGCTGCGCGGAGCGCACGGTGGAAGTGCACGTCACCCACGTGCTGAGCAAGGCCCAGGTGGAGAGCCGCTCGGCGCTCATCGCGAAGTTCTTCCAGGCGACCTAA
- a CDS encoding metallophosphoesterase: MTSPRLQAALDRAAACASGAPRSAPPESSPPERRLRVAIGDPQADLTRFLAILDHHGLLTEQGWLRPEVQLVSVGDHFDWGKAPEREAVAQSALRLVAWLAAHPPDQAVILAGNHDLGRVGELAEFSDATFAEAQREADALYDGDDTDEMRERAFLGRFPQVPTVELVARDFSTFREEQRTWITHLLRERRLRTAYAAGPELLVLHAGVTREDLAAAGVSEEHAADAPRIAAALNGALDAAVDVWKGGRLIVPQLHHPGSADYGEGRGIFYHRPSLHPDDAERTRVTPRRRFDPRRLPAGLTQVVGHTRDKRSRELLGLPGEVRDGVLRHLVTDGERIAYAHGTPAKLGSREAALIFTDGGMGHARVEAYELLDLDTRMAAQPR; this comes from the coding sequence GTGACGTCACCTCGCCTCCAGGCCGCGCTGGATCGGGCCGCCGCCTGCGCGTCAGGGGCTCCCCGCTCCGCGCCCCCCGAGTCCTCTCCTCCCGAGCGGCGACTGCGGGTCGCCATCGGAGATCCGCAGGCGGACCTCACGCGCTTCCTGGCCATCCTGGACCACCACGGCCTGCTGACGGAGCAGGGATGGCTGCGTCCGGAGGTGCAGCTGGTGTCGGTGGGGGACCACTTCGACTGGGGCAAGGCACCCGAGCGGGAGGCCGTGGCCCAGAGCGCCCTGCGGCTCGTGGCGTGGCTCGCGGCGCATCCGCCCGATCAGGCGGTCATCCTCGCGGGGAACCATGATCTCGGGCGCGTGGGAGAGCTGGCGGAGTTCAGCGATGCCACCTTCGCCGAGGCCCAGCGGGAGGCGGATGCCCTCTACGACGGCGACGACACGGACGAGATGCGGGAGCGGGCCTTCCTCGGCCGGTTTCCGCAGGTGCCTACCGTGGAGCTGGTCGCGCGGGACTTCAGCACGTTCCGGGAGGAGCAGCGCACGTGGATCACCCACCTCCTCCGGGAGCGCCGCCTGCGCACAGCGTATGCGGCCGGACCGGAGCTGCTCGTCCTGCACGCAGGGGTGACGCGGGAGGACCTGGCGGCCGCCGGTGTCTCCGAGGAGCACGCCGCGGATGCCCCGCGGATAGCGGCCGCGTTGAACGGGGCGCTCGATGCGGCGGTGGATGTCTGGAAGGGCGGACGGCTTATTGTCCCCCAGCTGCACCACCCGGGCAGCGCGGACTATGGCGAGGGCCGAGGCATCTTCTACCACCGCCCGAGCCTCCACCCAGACGATGCCGAGCGCACGCGTGTCACGCCTCGCCGCCGCTTCGATCCGAGGCGTCTGCCCGCGGGGCTGACACAGGTGGTGGGGCACACGCGGGACAAGCGCAGCCGCGAGCTGCTGGGCCTGCCGGGAGAGGTGCGAGACGGAGTGCTGCGGCACCTCGTGACGGACGGGGAGCGCATCGCCTACGCGCACGGCACTCCCGCGAAGCTCGGTTCTCGGGAAGCCGCGCTCATCTTCACCGATGGCGGCATGGGCCACGCGCGGGTCGAGGCCTATGAGCTGCTGGACCTCGACACCCGCATGGCGGCACAGCCGCGATAG
- a CDS encoding thioredoxin family protein, giving the protein MRTHVASLFVVGLLACTASRTSEPDATAAAAHEGAPLPFIEDDYDRALTEAKAKGLPLFADIWAPWCHTCRSMRAYVFTDKALARHAGRFVWLEINTDLPKNAIFQEKYPVENWPTFFIIDPREEKALVRFAGSATVAQLEKLFEDGERAYRGDAKGAEADLARGDALYGAGKPAEAAQAFSQALAEAPHDWSRRGRTVESLLVALWGAKQYDVCAQKAAEELPRLPRSPSLANATTMAIGCAASMAPENPQRKALLSAFDAKGKEILAPPLIDMPADDRSGLYEAMVEGRSELGDEAGGKALAQEWLTFLEAEAAKAPNPDARSVFDSHRMSAAMILEEPMRAVPAIEQSEKDLPNDYNPPARLAVLYRMLGRLDDAMAASDRALAKVQGARRLRVLSDRSAILAARGDKAGAVKTIEEAIAYAKSLSEAQVSPRQREALEKKLTELKAK; this is encoded by the coding sequence ATGCGTACCCACGTTGCCAGCTTGTTCGTCGTGGGGCTCCTGGCCTGCACCGCCTCGCGCACCTCCGAGCCCGATGCCACCGCGGCCGCTGCCCATGAGGGAGCCCCGCTGCCGTTCATCGAGGATGATTACGACCGTGCGCTCACGGAGGCCAAGGCGAAGGGGCTGCCCCTCTTCGCCGACATCTGGGCCCCGTGGTGTCACACCTGCCGCTCGATGCGGGCCTACGTCTTCACGGACAAGGCGCTCGCGCGGCACGCCGGACGGTTCGTCTGGCTCGAGATCAACACGGACCTTCCGAAGAACGCCATCTTTCAGGAGAAGTACCCGGTCGAGAACTGGCCTACCTTCTTCATCATCGACCCGAGGGAGGAGAAGGCCCTCGTGCGCTTCGCGGGCAGCGCCACCGTGGCGCAGCTCGAGAAGCTCTTCGAGGATGGAGAACGTGCCTACCGCGGTGACGCGAAGGGCGCCGAGGCCGACCTGGCCCGGGGCGATGCGCTCTATGGCGCAGGCAAGCCGGCCGAGGCAGCACAAGCCTTCTCCCAGGCGCTCGCCGAGGCTCCGCACGACTGGTCCCGCCGGGGCCGGACGGTGGAGTCGCTGCTGGTCGCCCTATGGGGCGCGAAGCAGTACGACGTCTGCGCGCAGAAGGCGGCCGAAGAGCTGCCACGCTTGCCGCGCTCGCCGTCCCTGGCCAACGCGACGACCATGGCCATCGGCTGCGCGGCCTCAATGGCTCCGGAGAATCCGCAGCGCAAGGCCCTGCTGAGCGCGTTCGATGCCAAGGGGAAGGAGATCCTCGCGCCTCCACTCATTGACATGCCCGCGGATGACCGCTCCGGCCTCTATGAGGCCATGGTCGAGGGCCGGTCCGAGCTGGGCGACGAGGCTGGAGGCAAGGCCCTGGCCCAGGAGTGGCTCACGTTCCTCGAGGCTGAGGCCGCCAAGGCCCCCAACCCCGATGCACGCTCCGTCTTCGACTCGCACCGCATGTCCGCGGCGATGATCCTCGAAGAGCCCATGCGCGCGGTCCCGGCCATCGAGCAGAGCGAGAAGGATCTCCCCAACGACTACAATCCGCCCGCTCGGCTGGCCGTGCTCTACCGGATGCTGGGGCGGCTGGATGACGCGATGGCCGCCAGCGATCGGGCCCTGGCGAAGGTTCAGGGTGCGCGGCGGCTGCGAGTCCTCTCGGACCGCTCGGCCATCCTGGCCGCTCGCGGGGATAAGGCCGGTGCCGTAAAGACGATCGAAGAGGCGATTGCCTACGCCAAGTCACTGTCCGAGGCCCAGGTGTCCCCGCGCCAGCGTGAGGCCCTGGAGAAGAAGCTCACGGAGCTGAAGGCAAAGTAG
- a CDS encoding GTPase → MIALPALRAVLESALAALPSPERFPRGEDAEAARRLTERLRRDLLPRLGGDAPLLLVAIAGPNNVGKSTLFNSLVGAALSPARPEGGLTKQCLAAAHPETWTGELKEFLTRRYDVVPVAPGADAPVDQPGPAGRLYLALAEAVPRGLLVMDTPDFDSVYRDNRERTEALLVTVDVLVFVVSRQTYQNAALVDFLRAAVGRGRPYLIIYNEATREEVARGHLDKLASDVGHPPLARYLAPHQPEVEAGQRPLATQPLDGGPSLGALLGETEHARKLKAQALAASLADARAELETLSRAAREAAHEPERLRQRLRHELAAVGKSAALKGVPADVLVDAFRDELDARSSFHRYVRLPFRAVATALTFVSRKVRESFTGPQPTAAPVLHATDETLRDGMRRLVDVLAPEVAAWHGDASTRAKLSESFGPGTLARLEEPLGFEALHAHAADRESLYTFCRSLVGAELQGSMREELLQALTTLVYSVPSGAAAVVTVATGGVGHDAVIWAGTLLSTPLLERFVDLLGADIRAHVTQKWADAHGATLARALEKRFFQEVLTHLDTEATGWVRTTQVLEESARRLAE, encoded by the coding sequence ATGATTGCTCTGCCCGCGCTGCGCGCTGTCCTGGAGTCTGCCCTCGCCGCCCTGCCCTCGCCCGAGCGCTTTCCTCGGGGCGAGGATGCGGAGGCCGCGCGGCGCCTCACCGAGCGCCTGCGCCGGGATTTGCTGCCCCGACTGGGCGGAGACGCACCGCTGCTGCTGGTGGCCATCGCGGGGCCCAACAACGTGGGCAAGTCCACGCTCTTCAACTCACTCGTGGGGGCCGCGCTGTCTCCAGCGCGGCCGGAGGGAGGCCTGACGAAGCAGTGCCTTGCAGCGGCCCACCCGGAGACGTGGACAGGCGAGCTGAAAGAGTTCCTCACCCGCCGCTACGACGTCGTCCCGGTGGCGCCGGGTGCGGATGCTCCCGTGGACCAGCCCGGCCCGGCGGGACGGCTCTACCTGGCGCTGGCGGAGGCCGTACCTCGGGGGCTGCTGGTGATGGACACGCCGGACTTCGACAGCGTGTACCGGGACAACCGCGAGCGCACCGAGGCGCTGCTCGTCACGGTGGACGTGCTCGTCTTCGTGGTGAGCCGGCAGACGTACCAGAACGCGGCGCTGGTGGACTTCCTGCGCGCGGCGGTGGGACGCGGCCGACCCTACCTGATCATCTATAACGAGGCCACGCGCGAAGAGGTTGCTCGGGGCCACCTGGACAAGCTGGCCTCGGATGTGGGGCACCCACCGCTGGCGCGCTACCTCGCGCCTCACCAGCCGGAGGTGGAGGCGGGGCAACGCCCGTTGGCCACACAGCCGCTGGACGGCGGACCCTCGCTCGGCGCGCTTCTGGGAGAGACCGAGCACGCCCGGAAGCTCAAGGCGCAGGCGCTGGCCGCCTCGCTTGCGGATGCACGCGCGGAATTGGAGACCCTGTCCCGGGCCGCACGGGAAGCCGCGCACGAGCCCGAGCGGTTGCGACAGCGGCTGCGCCACGAGCTGGCGGCAGTAGGCAAGAGCGCAGCGCTCAAGGGAGTGCCCGCGGATGTGCTGGTGGACGCGTTCCGGGACGAGCTGGATGCGCGCAGCTCCTTCCACCGTTACGTGCGGCTGCCTTTCCGAGCGGTTGCCACGGCGCTGACGTTCGTCTCGCGGAAGGTGCGCGAGTCCTTCACAGGCCCGCAGCCCACGGCGGCCCCGGTGCTCCATGCCACGGACGAGACGCTGCGGGACGGCATGCGGCGGCTGGTGGACGTGCTCGCTCCAGAGGTAGCGGCGTGGCACGGCGACGCCAGCACACGGGCGAAACTGTCGGAGTCCTTCGGTCCGGGGACACTGGCACGGCTGGAGGAGCCGCTGGGCTTCGAGGCGCTGCATGCGCACGCGGCGGATCGCGAGAGCCTCTACACGTTCTGCCGGAGCCTGGTGGGCGCGGAGCTGCAGGGGAGCATGCGCGAGGAGCTGCTCCAAGCGCTCACCACATTGGTGTACTCGGTGCCCTCGGGGGCGGCAGCGGTGGTGACAGTGGCCACCGGCGGTGTGGGGCACGACGCCGTCATCTGGGCGGGTACCCTGCTGTCCACACCGCTGTTGGAGCGCTTCGTGGATCTGCTGGGAGCGGACATCCGCGCTCACGTCACGCAGAAGTGGGCGGACGCCCACGGCGCCACCCTGGCCCGAGCCCTGGAGAAGCGCTTCTTCCAGGAGGTGCTGACGCACCTCGACACGGAGGCTACCGGCTGGGTCCGCACGACCCAGGTTCTGGAGGAGAGCGCCCGAAGGCTCGCGGAGTAG